A genomic window from Brassica oleracea var. oleracea cultivar TO1000 chromosome C8, BOL, whole genome shotgun sequence includes:
- the LOC106311363 gene encoding inositol-3-phosphate synthase — MFIESFKVESPNVKYTENEIHSVYDYETTEVVHENRNGTYQWVVKPKTVKYDFKTDTRVPKLGVMLVGWGGNNGSTLTAGVIANKEGISWATKDKVQQANYFGSLTQASSIRVGSYNGEEIYAPFKSLLPMVNPDDVVFGGWDISDMNLADAMARARVLDIDLQKQLRPYMEHMVPLPGIYDPDFIAANQGSRANSVIKGTKKEQVDQIIKDMREFKEKNKVDKLVVLWTANTERYSDVVVGLNDTMENLLASVEKNESEISPSTLYAIACVLEGIPFINGSPQNTFVPGLIELAISKNCLIGGDDFKSGQTKMKSVLVDFLVGAGIKPTSIVSYNHLGNNDGMNLSAPQTFRSKEISKSNVVDDMVASNGILFEPGEHPDHVVVIKYVPYVGDSKRAMDEYTSEIFMGGKNTIVMHNTCEDSLLAAPIILDLVLLAELSTRIQFKAEGEGKFHSFHPVATILSYLTKAPLVPAGTPVVNALSKQRAMLENILRACVGLAPENNMILEYK; from the exons ATGTTCATCGAGAGCTTCAAGGTTGAGAGCCCAAACGTGAAGTACACAGAGAACGAGATCCATTCTGTGTACGATTACGAAACCACGGAGGTCGTCCATGAGAACCGTAACGGCACTTACCAATGGGTCGTCAAGCCCAAAACCGTCAAATACGATTTCAAAACAGACACTCGCGTCCCCAAGCTAGG CGTTATGCTCGTTGGATGGGGAGGAAACAATGGATCAACCTTAACCGCTGGAGTGATCGCCAACAAAGA AGGGATCTCGTGGGCGACTAAAGACAAAGTGCAACAAGCAAACTACTTTGGCTCCCTCACTCAAGCTTCTTCGATCCGGGTGGGATCTTACAATGGTGAAGAGATCTACGCTCCTTTCAAGAGTCTCCTCCCCATGGTGAACCCTGACGATGTTGTGTTTGGTGGTTGGGACATAAGCGACATGAACTTAGCAGACGCTATGGCTAGAGCAAGAGTCCTTGACATTGATCTCCAGAAACAGCTCAGGCCGTACATGGAGCACATGGTCCCACTCCCTGGTATCTACGACCCTGACTTCATCGCTGCGAATCAAGGGTCACGTGCTAATAGCGTGATCAAAGGTACCAAGAAAGAACAAGTCGACCAGATCATCAAAGACATGAG GGAGTTTAAGGAGAAGAACAAGGTGGATAAGCTGGTTGTTCTGTGGACAGCCAACACAGAGCGTTACAGCGATGTGGTCGTAGGGCTTAACGACACGATGGAGAATCTATTGGCTTCTGTTGAGAAGAACGAGTCTGAGATCTCGCCTTCTACGCTATATGCGATTGCTTGTGTTCTTGAAGGCATTCCTTTCATTAATGGGAGTCCGCAGAACACGTTTGTTCCTGGACTCATCGAGCTGGCTATATCGAAGAACTGTTTGATCGGTGGGGATGACTTCAAGAGTGGTCAGACTAAGATGAAGTCTGTTTTGGTTGATTTCCTTGTCGGAGCTGGCATCAAG CCTACTTCGATTGTGAGCTATAATCATTTGGGAAACAATGACGGCATGAACCTCTCAGCGCCTCAGACTTTTAGATCTAAGGAGATCTCAAAGAGCAATGTTGTTGACGACATGGTGGCTAGTAACGGTATCCTCTTTGAGCCTGGTGAACATCCTGACCATGTTGTCGTCATCAAG TATGTTCCTTATGTTGGGGATAGTAAGAGAGCCATGGACGAGTACACCTCGGAGATATTCATGGGAGGGAAGAATACGATTGTTATGCATAACACTTGTGAGGATTCTCTTTTGGCTGCTCCAATCATCTTGGATCTTGTTCTTCTCGCTGAGCTCAGCACCAGAATCCAATTCAAAGCTGAAGGGGAG GGGAAGTTTCATTCTTTCCACCCAGTAGCAACCATACTCAGTTACCTCACAAAGGCACCTCTTGTACCAGCCGGGACACCTGTGGTGAACGCTCTATCTAAGCAGAGGGCTATGCTGGAGAACATCCTCAGGGCCTGCGTTGGGCTTGCGCCAGAGAACAACATGATCTTGGAGTACAAGTGA
- the LOC106309280 gene encoding putative F-box/LRR-repeat/kelch-repeat protein At1g11620, giving the protein MKLTCKQCKTLIEDPNFVEKHFSRMRGREQQLTVITEASPDANSSSSLSSSSGFKVSCMGIDFNRLKKPCLNIKVFVPTLVKAVFECDGLLVWVMEHNLLILNPLLRRGTIVPVPPPCCGYDYCNYAYGLGYVTNPRSSNDYKIVKFSCDSTRKLDSWVYDFKSQSWNEVFDKIFDGFFSVPMSSVCFRGTPYWIGICKRGTIYSIQSFDFERECFEPLLLPPTTFEWGDSLSLGVFKVDYISLLHRSSLTGEIHLWVKKQQWSMMMTVVIPEATMFHMHSSYLIENNSKLVVKWLVVVTLKWLVVVTLKPSLLLSTLLGRMKSFKKLNIAVGQIV; this is encoded by the coding sequence ATGAAACTCACTTGCAAACAATGTAAAACCCTAATCGAAGACCCGAACTTCGTCGAGAAGCACTTCTCCCGCATGCGTGGCCGTGAACAGCAGCTCACAGTCATCACCGAAGCTTCTCCAGATGCCAATTCATCATCATCATTATCATCATCATCAGGTTTCAAAGTATCTTGCATGGGTATCGATTTCAACCGTCTTAAAAAGCCTTGTTTGAATATCAAAGTCTTTGTGCCTACTCTTGTTAAGGCCGTGTTTGAGTGCGATGGTCTTTTGGTATGGGTCATGGAACATAATCTTTTGATCTTGAATCCCTTGCTGCGTAGAGGAACAATTGTACCTGTACCACCACCTTGCTGTGGATATGACTATTGCAACTATGCGTACGGTCTTGGTTACGTTACGAACCCAAGAAGCTCTAATGATTACAAGATAGTTAAGTTTAGTTGTGATAGTACTCGTAAACTTGATTCATGGGTGTACGATTTCAAATCTCAGTCTTGGAATGAAGTTTTCGATAAAATCTTTGATGGGTTCTTCAGCGTTCCAATGTCGAGCGTGTGTTTCAGAGGGACTCCTTACTGGATAGGTATTTGCAAGCGCGGTACTATCTATTCGATCCAGAGTTTCGATTTCGAAAGAGAGTGTTTTGAGCCCCTGCTTCTTCCGCCTACAACTTTTGAGTGGGGAGATTCTCTTTCTTTAGGGGTTTTCAAAGTAGATTACATCTCTTTGTTGCATCGATCAAGTTTGACCGGTGAAATACACTTGTGGGTGAAGAAGCAGCAGTGGAGCATGATGATGACCGTTGTTATACCTGAAGCGACCATGTTTCATATGCACTCTAGTTACTTGATTGAGAACAATAGTAAGCTGGTGGTGAAATGGCTGGTAGTTGTCACTTTGAAATGGCTGGTAGTTGTCACTTTGAAACCAAGTCTGTTACTATCTACGTTGTTGGGGAGAATGAAGAGTTTCAAAAAGTTGAATATCGCTGTGGGACAAATAGTATAA
- the LOC106311369 gene encoding uncharacterized protein LOC106311369 codes for MARCDVLLLTVFLVIVTFSSVSFADDDAECVYTFYLRTGSIWKAGTESIISARIYDKYGDYIGIRNLEAWGGLMGPGYKYYERGNLDIFSGKAPCLPSPVCSLNLTSDGSGDHHGWYVNYVEVTTAGVHAKCSQQSFEVEQWLATDTSPYELTAVRNNCPVSLRESVGRVGSEIRKTLSWIV; via the exons ATGGCTCGCTGCGACGTTCTCCTCCTTACCGTCTTCCTCGTCATCGTCACCTTCTCCTCAGTCTCATTCGCC GACGATGATGCAGAATGTGTCTACACATTCTACCTCAGGACCGGATCGATCTGGAAAGCCGGCACTGAATCGATCATAAGCGCTAGAATCTACGACAAATACGGAGACTACATTGGGATCCGGAACCTAGAGGCATGGGGTGGGTTAATGGGACCAGGTTACAAATACTACGAGAGGGGTAATCTCGACATTTTCAGTGGGAAAGCACCGTGTCTTCCGAGCCCAGTCTGTTCGTTGAATCTGACTTCCGACGGCTCCGGCGACCACCATGGCTGGTATGTTAACTACGTGGAGGTCACGACGGCAGGAGTCCACGCTAAGTGCTCGCAGCAGAGCTTTGAAGTTGAGCAATGGCTTGCGACCGATACGTCGCCTTATGAGCTCACTGCTGTTAGGAATAACTGCCCGGTTTCGCTTAGGGAGAGTGTCGGTCGGGTCGGGTCTGAGATCCGGAAGACTCTCTCTTGGATCGTCTGA
- the LOC106311367 gene encoding uncharacterized protein LOC106311367: MEGPRLPPSATFHETDDDKPDDPLPTWHRPTSSLSALPSQDHPPHHWRNHSLNLSPILDTPSRSLPPPDSIPELETYVVQVPRDQIYWTPPPEHAKYVEKLRNNPEKNKKNGCSKRLMWFFIILIAFGFILGAITLILHLVFNPALPVFAVEKLNLKPSSFEVTLRAENPTSNMGVSYVMKPNGVVWLTYKNKRLGRGKFPKMFQAASGSDKVNVNLDGSTKNAVMPPRGSKQAVSLVLKMELKADYEAGPVKKNKEVVVTCDVKVKGLLDAKKVEIVSENCESEFKD; this comes from the coding sequence ATGGAGGGGCCACGGCTTCCTCCTTCCGCCACCTTCCATGAAACCGACGATGACAAACCCGACGATCCTCTTCCCACCTGGCACCGTCCAACCTCGAGTCTCTCCGCATTGCCATCCCAAGATCATCCACCACACCATTGGCGTAATCATTCTCTTAATCTCTCCCCGATCCTGGACACACCTTCCCGGTCTCTTCCTCCTCCGGATTCAATCCCTGAGCTAGAGACCTACGTTGTCCAGGTACCAAGAGATCAAATCTATTGGACTCCTCCTCCGGAACACGCAAAGTACGTCGAGAAACTCCGTAATAACCCGGAGAAAAACAAAAAGAATGGGTGTTCTAAACGTCTTATGTGGTTCTTTATAATCTTGATCGCTTTTGGATTCATCCTCGGTGCCATCACTCTCATCCTTCATCTCGTTTTCAACCCCGCTCTTCCCGTTTTCGCGGTCGAGAAATTAAATCTAAAACCAAGTAGTTTCGAGGTCACGTTGAGAGCAGAGAATCCCACGTCCAACATGGGGGTAAGCTATGTGATGAAACCAAACGGTGTCGTTTGGTTAACGTACAAGAACAAGAGACTAGGACGCGGGAAATTCCCAAAGATGTTCCAGGCCGCGTCTGGATCCGACAAGGTCAATGTGAACCTCGATGGATCGACCAAGAACGCGGTTATGCCGCCTCGGGGATCGAAACAAGCGGTGAGTTTGGTGCTGAAGATGGAGCTAAAGGCGGATTATGAAGCAGGACCGGTGAAGAAGAACAAGGAAGTGGTGGTGACTTGTGATGTTAAGGTTAAAGGGTTATTAGATGCAAAGAAGGTGGAGATTGTGTCGGAGAATTGTGAGAGTGAGTTTAAGGACTGA